tacagtactatgatggacagtactgggtaaggctaccatggaaaatcaaccataaaaccttacctaccaattatcacatggcttatagtcaatttaaatctcaactagcaaagctaagaaaaaggcctgagcatttaaaactctatcatgagattattgctcaacaattaaagaataaattcatcgaagtcgtgaaacatgacaatacgcaaacaggccattttttacctcacatggctgtaatgagagaatcaaaaacaactcctttacggatagtttttaattgtagctctaaatctggaccccaaggaaccagtctaaatgattgtttgcaaacaggtccaagtctaactcagaaattgtatgacatactgttgaagtttagacttaacaaatatgcgtattcagcagatataagtaaggcctttctaagagttggcttacaggaagaagatagagacttcactaagtttctatgggtagagaacccagaagatgtcaatagtcctgtagtgactttcagattctcttcagttcttttcggcgcgacaagcagtccatttctattgcaagcaactctagatactcatctgaagaaatcatcaagtccctgtaagactgaaatcagtcaaaatctatatgtagataattttcaagggacagttaacagtactactgaactgttacaattatatcaagaggccaacaaggagctacaaggtgccaacatgccactacaatcttgggcctctaataatgcaacattgaataatcaaatagcaagagattaccctgaatatcacgtaccagaatcacaaaaggtgttaggtatggattgggatttaatctcggacacaatatcgatcaaatccgtgccagtaaattacaacatcactacaaaaagggatttgctttcacaagttagcaaagtattcgacccacttggtctactaaatcctttgactatcaagtggcgtttattagtgcaagaagcatggaaagctaaggttggttgggatgatccactaccaatccagttacaaaaagcttggatggaagtggctcaagaacaaactttagttgaaaagataatctttccgagacacatagtcgaggaaaatgaagaagtatcactacatgtattcgcagactcgtcagccaaagcttttggagcttgtgcttacttagtgacttctaatcaatcatatcttatcacctctaaggccagagtcgctccattaaaaaagaggactttgcctcagatggaactaacagcactgctaactggaacacgcttagcagtgcatatcaaacaagtcttgtctaccatgaacatcaaagatgtcattatatggtctgacaatgaagctgtcttacaatgggtacgaaacgacaactgtccaactccatatataaaaaatcgcgtctcggaaattaaagaaatttccgcaggctttcaattgttgcatgtaccaacaaaggataatccagctgatctcttatcaagaggtatgacatttaaacagtttgcaaaggcagatatttggtttcatgggcctcgatggttagtgaatggtagttggcctgaacaaaagccacacgtcattacgacacaaaccataactaccaccaggcagcaagctcaaatatcagtcttggattgtactcgttactcctcgctcatcaaattaatcaatgtaacacagaacgtgtttcattatctcaggaaaaaaggtataaaatacacttttcctgatgcacttatctattgggtaagacaagcccagagagaaacttatgggaataactatgaaaatcttccgcataagttaaaacacaatctcggtctgtggatagaccaagaaaatcacaacattctgcgttgtggagggagacttaaacacgcagatatcaatctagataccgtgcatccatggcttttaccaaaaaatcattggatcacaaggttgattgtgttgcatacacatcaacaaatcatcaaacatggaggagtgttagacacactcacacaaatcagacagcagtactggattcctcagggaagacagtcagtcaaatcaatcttgaagaattgcatgatatgccgaaggtacgatgcaagaacttgctcttatccagggccaccacccctgccaaaggaacgagtggtccatctacaacctttcgaaacgacaggagtagattatacaggagcaatatatctaacagggactgcagataagcaacctatcaaggcatacatctgtctgttcacctgtgctaccaccagggcagtacatctagaggtaacacccgatatgactgctcaatcatttattcaagctttccgcagattcgcagcacgccgatcatgccctaagctgatgatttcagataacggagcaaacttggtagctggagaagcatgtctacgggaaatctgttcccatcctgcagttacttccacactggaacagcgtcattgcagatggaaatttatccctccgagagccccatggcacggaggattttatgaacggttaataggaactgtaaaaagatccttgagaaaatctctacaccgtcagaaaatcaatcttcaagaactccagacagtaatcacggaaatagaatcaagggtgaataaccggccgttgacttacttgtctgagggtcctactcaacatgagccattaagtcctgcccacctaatgtatggaagacttctgactccagtaccatctctagtggatgatgagatcagagatccctcatatgtgggtcagagcgagttggttcaggggtataaacatctgtccagcataatccaaaaatggaatgatgtttggacaaaagaatatcttacatctctacgagaacatcactatggggccaatgtcccccataatatagctaatctccaacctggcgatattgtcttggtagacagtgatggccctagggctgactggccattaggtaaagttgtctcagtccatccagatagtcaggggattttgagaatagtcaaaatcctgtccaaaggaacaacttccctgaagacattggacaaactcatccacatggaatcagtgagccagatgcagttagatcctgagagacctcaagacactctaactccacaagacccacagactcctaacagacacaatcgtccacaacggacagcagcacaaaagtgcaagcaaaatttgcacttgtattatcaatccaatggagagtaaataaatacatatggttactattgtcctaagtattggactctgtgccagttctctccctctggaagatgtgggaaatttttacccaccatatctaataatcatctaagaaatgtataatttctatatcatatctaaatcatatcaaaatcatatctaaaatgtatcaaaatcaaattagaatcattaaagattcattatagcttgatcctggatgacaatggcaccatgaacacgtacgcaacaggggcccttttgatgcctacgtgactttgtacatgatctttcaaggatccagaagcttctagaaggacttcttaattaaaaaactattggaacattgattcaacatccggtaggattaaaaatcgaatccttaataagattcagtggtactttcaaatactacttataatctttaaatcttatatctaattatattataatcacatcttatcttaatcataagtctagactgtaaaaataatcaatcaatattcattgcaagctacctctcaagggagagggggaaggctctcggggggcgagaagcgcccacgacgatgcctcgaggcactccgcgtttgtttacaaatgagtgaacaagtgactgatccttagcgaacattaccagctcaaggacaccttatctaacatttttatcgccagtga
Above is a genomic segment from Procambarus clarkii isolate CNS0578487 chromosome 86, FALCON_Pclarkii_2.0, whole genome shotgun sequence containing:
- the LOC138358834 gene encoding uncharacterized protein, yielding MIDDGLESVPQLWELDAIGIIPEQPSPDDVCAYNQYLETVQYYDGQYWVRLPWKINHKTLPTNYHMAYSQFKSQLAKLRKRPEHLKLYHEIIAQQLKNKFIEVVKHDNTQTGHFLPHMAVMRESKTTPLRIVFNCSSKSGPQGTSLNDCLQTGPSLTQKLYDILLKFRLNKYAYSADISKAFLRVGLQEEDRDFTKFLWVENPEDVNSPVVTFRFSSVLFGATSSPFLLQATLDTHLKKSSSPCKTEISQNLYVDNFQGTVNSTTELLQLYQEANKELQGANMPLQSWASNNATLNNQIARDYPEYHVPESQKVLGMDWDLISDTISIKSVPVNYNITTKRDLLSQVSKVFDPLGLLNPLTIKWRLLVQEAWKAKVGWDDPLPIQLQKAWMEVAQEQTLVEKIIFPRHIVEENEEVSLHVFADSSAKAFGACAYLVTSNQSYLITSKARVAPLKKRTLPQMELTALLTGTRLAVHIKQVLSTMNIKDVIIWSDNEAVLQWVRNDNCPTPYIKNRVSEIKEISAGFQLLHVPTKDNPADLLSRGMTFKQFAKADIWFHGPRWLVNGSWPEQKPHVITTQTITTTRQQAQISVLDCTRYSSLIKLINVTQNVFHYLRKKGIKYTFPDALIYWVRQAQRETYGNNYENLPHKLKHNLGLWIDQENHNILRCGGRLKHADINLDTVHPWLLPKNHWITRLIVLHTHQQIIKHGGVLDTLTQIRQQYWIPQGRQSVKSILKNCMICRRYDARTCSYPGPPPLPKERVVHLQPFETTGVDYTGAIYLTGTADKQPIKAYICLFTCATTRAVHLEVTPDMTAQSFIQAFRRFAARRSCPKLMISDNGANLVAGEACLREICSHPAVTSTLEQRHCRWKFIPPRAPWHGGFYERLIGTVKRSLRKSLHRQKINLQELQTVITEIESRVNNRPLTYLSEGPTQHEPLSPAHLMYGRLLTPVPSLVDDEIRDPSYVGQSELVQGYKHLSSIIQKWNDVWTKEYLTSLREHHYGANVPHNIANLQPGDIVLVDSDGPRADWPLGKVVSVHPDSQGILRIVKILSKGTTSLKTLDKLIHMESVSQMQLDPERPQDTLTPQDPQTPNRHNRPQRTAAQKCKQNLHLYYQSNGE